In Anomalospiza imberbis isolate Cuckoo-Finch-1a 21T00152 chromosome 19, ASM3175350v1, whole genome shotgun sequence, a genomic segment contains:
- the TMEM100 gene encoding transmembrane protein 100: MTNETIKMTNEPIKEILGTPKHPDSVPTEKSNNNDCVITAIPLVSECQLTAATGGAELSCYRCTIPFGVVILIAGIVVTAVAYIFNSHGSIISVFGLVLLSSGLVLLASSAVCWKIRQHKKKAKRRESQTALVANQRTLFG; encoded by the coding sequence ATGACAAACGAGACAATCAAGATGACAAACGAACCTATCAAAGAGATCCTGGGCACCCCAAAGCACCCTGATTCTGTACCCACAGAGAAGAGTAACAACAATGACTGTGTGATAACCGCCATTCCTCTGGTCAGTGAGTGCCAGCTGACAGCAGCCACGGGGGGAGCAGAGCTCTCCTGCTACCGCTGCACCATCCCCTTCGGCGTGGTCATCCTGATAGCTGGCATTGTGGTCACTGCCGTGGCATACATCTTCAACTCCCATGGATCCATCATCTCCGTCTTTGGGCTGGTCCTCTTGTCCTCAGGACTCGTTCTGCTGGCTTCCAGCGCCGTGTGCTGGAAGATCAGGCAgcacaagaagaaagcaaagaggCGGGAGAGCCAGACAGCGCTCGTGGCAAACCAGCGAACCTTGTTCGGTTAA